The Deltaproteobacteria bacterium HGW-Deltaproteobacteria-2 genome contains the following window.
GGTTCATTGCCGGACAAAGCCTTGCCGATGAATTTAAAGCGTCCGGTGCAGATCATTCATACATCGGGCACAACCGGCGATCCCAAAGGCGTTATGCTCCGGGGCCAGCGCTTGAGGGATTCCGCTTTGTTGGGGAAGATAATTTACAAATACAAGAATGATGACATTCTATACAACGGCCTTTCCATGACGCATGGCAATTGTCAATCCGTCACTCTGTTTCCGGCCTTGTCCAAAGGAATAACCGCCGTCATCGGAGAGAAATTTACCAAAAGCCGAATCTGGGATATCTGCCGCAAATACGGTTGCACTTCTTTTTCATCTCTTGGCGGCATGATGGCCGGTATTTATAATGAGCCGCCCAAACCCAATGACGCGGATAATCCGGTGCGCGTAGTTATAAGCGCGGGAACACCGGCGGCCATCTGGGAGGATTTTGAGAAACGCTTTAATGTTAAAATACACGAATGGTACGCGGCGGTAGAAGGAGGCCTGGCGCATAATCCGCCGGGGAAGGGGCCTGTGGGCTCATTCGGCAAGCCGAATTTCCTGATGTATCGTATGAAAATAGTTGATGAAAACGATAAGGAAGTCGGATCGTTCGTCAAGGGAGAACTCATCAGCAAAATGACATTCCGTCCGACAAAAGTGGATTACTTCGGAAAGAAAAAAGAGTCCGATGAGAAAACAAAAGGCGGATGGCTGCGCAGCGGCGACATTTGTCACAAAGACGATAAAGGTTTTCTTTTCTTCGATTTCCCTGATTATGTCGAGAAAATAATCGGAGAGCATGAAAGTGTTTCCGAGGTCTGTGTATACGGAGTTCCGGCATCATCGGGAGCGCCCGGTGAGAGCGATCTGGTGGCTGCAGTTGCGCCTTTTTCCGGTAAAAAGATTGACGTGGATTCATTGAGCGCTCTTTGCGTGAAGAAACTTGAACGCAATTCCGTTCCATCATATTTTCAGATAGTCGATGACATTCCGAAAACGATTACGGAAAAAGCTTTGGACAGGATTCTTAGGGAGCAATTTCGGCCGGACGCGCCCAATGTTGTGAATGTTCAAAAATTGATATCCGGGAAATCCAAATAGTATAGTAAAAAAATATTTCCATTTTTTTCTGACGAGACCGTTTGGAATCTGCGGCATAATTGAGTCAATATTTTCTTGACACACAAGGCCGTTCTTTCCTATACTTCCCACAATAAGAATAAATGTTTTACCAATTGAATTCATTATGGTTACAGTCATCGGGGCAATAAAAGAACGGAGGGAATTGTTATTTAAGATTTGCCCGTAATTTCAAAAAAACATTTTCATCATGGATGGTTATACCTTGAACACATAATGTTATCAGGAGAAAATTATGCCCTTTGTCCAGATATTACTTGTAAACATACCGGCGTGGCTACTCTGCTTTATTATGGTTGTTCTCTATGTTGGCATATCGGTAATAAGCCTGCTCATTATCCGGAAAATTTATCCACATTATAAGTGCAAGCTTCATAACGATATTGCCGGTTTTATATTTGCCACTCTTGGCGTTATTTACGCTGTTCTTCTTGCTTTTACGGTCATCATTGTGTGGCAGGATTTTGACAAGGCAGAGAATATTACGATTAGTGAAGCCAACTGCATCGCAGCGTTGTATCGGGACGCGACACCATTTCCGGCCGAATTTCGCGCCGAACTGAAAAATAATCTGACCAATTATGTCAAGGCTATTATCAATGAAGAGTGGCAAACGATGGTCAAAGGCCAGAGGAGTTCCAGCGCGCAGAAGATGCAGGAAGAATTATGGAAACTCTACAGCGGTTATCAACCGGAAAATGAAACGCAGAAAATATTTTTTGCGGAATCCGTGGATAAAATGAATCAGGCGGCTGAAATGAGACGACAGCGTATTATCTATGCCAGCGCAGGAATTAATCCGCTACTCTATTTTGCGCTTATCGCTGGCAGTTTTATTACCATCGCTTTTACCATGTTGTTTGGTACGGAAAATATTATTCCGCATTTGATCATGGTGTCCTTACTGGCGGCAATGATTGCCATTACCCTTTTTACAGTTATCGCCATGGATTATCCGTTTACGGGAGATATCAGTATCAGGCCTGATGTTTTTAAAAATATTCTTTCATCATTGATGAGTTCGTAAAAATGGGTGAACTTCCGCTTCGCTTCGGGGATAGTTCGGCTAGCCAATTCCGATACACTTCGCTTTCGGATATCGGTGTCACTAATCCCGATAAACTCCGTTATCGGGATAATTCGTCCAGCAAATTTCAGTGCGCTCCACTTCTGAAATTTGGGACTCATTAAAAGCCCCCCGAAGAAGTATATCTCTATCGAGGGGCTAACGAGATCCGCCTATGCCGTCTTGTCTTTTACTGGAGTCCATCATTTGAATTCTTGGTCTTTTAAGGGTGATAATCACCACAAAGACTCTGTGTTTTCATTTTCGTTAACTTCCAGTAGAATAGACTCAATACGAACATCGCAGAATCTCGATTGCATAATCTCTTATATGCATATCTTTCAAAAAAAATTGAACAATATCAAAGAGCGCTGCAATGCTTGCTTCTTCTTAGGCTGTAATCAGCCTATTAAATACTGTCCTTTCGGGCAGTTCATGATTGCAACAAATATGTCGAAACGCTTTTCTTCTTACCTCCCGGTGAAATGATTGAACTTTTTTCATATCTCAGAGAAATAATTCAAGCCTTTCGCATTGCAGCACCTTGACACCTTTAATATATGGATGCCTTTTTTAATGTCAATAGAGGCATCAATATTAGTCCGCTTACTCCAGAGGCTCCATTCCACACTTTTTTATTATTTACAAATTTAACTAAAAGAGTTATCTACTTAGCCAGCATTAACAACCCTCAAAAGAAGCCTTACTTTAAACTGATGCAGAATAAGGGAACCAATGCCGCTTAGCTGGAACGAAATTAAAACACGCGCACTCGCATTTTCCAAGGAATGGCAGGACGAAACTTCCGAGGATGCCGAGGCCAAAACCTTCCGGGATGGTTTTTTCAATATTCATGGCGTTCCCCGCCGACGAGTCGCCACTTTTGAAGAACCGGTCAAAAAACTCAGTGAAAAATACGGCTATATTGATCTGTATCGGAAAAGCGTCCTGATTGTTGAGCACAAATCACGCGGCAAAAGTTTGGATTCGGCCTACTCACAGGCGCTGGATTATTTTCCGGGTCTCAGCAATCGCGACCTGCCTAAATATGTAATCGTTTCCGATTTCGCCCGCATAAGACTTTGTGATCTGGAAGAAAAAGAAGAGCACGAATTCGACCTCAAAGATTTGCACAAAAACGTCCGTCTGTTCGGTTTTATCGCCGGTTACCAGACCCACAAAATTCAGGAGCAGGACCCCGTCAACATCAAAGCCGCCGCGCAAGCGGTTCTCGATGCCCGCGCGCAATTTCCCGAATCAACGCTGGTCGACCTTTACGATCCGCTGACGATGCCGCCCGTTCTTCTCAAAGCTCATCAGCAACTGAATAAAGCCGTGGATGCCGCTTACGGTAAAACCAATTTTACAACTGAAGCCCAGCGTGTAGCATTTTTATTTGAACTCTACCAGAAATACACCAGCCTCTTTGCGCTCGAAAAGCCCAAGCGCCGAGCGAAGAGTTAAACTTTTGGTGACGCACCGACAAAAACAACGGCGCGTTTGGGAAATGCGCCCTACAACTTGTTCTTAGCGAGTGTCAAATCCCACTCCGCTTCGGGGATAGTTTCACTAACGCTTCAAACTTCGCTGTGCTCGTTTTCAACGAGTGTCACTAAATAGTGGATGGTAGATGATGACGAGTGAAATAGAAAAAATAAACCGGAGATTGTTTATAAAAAAAGGTACCGCGCTATTGGGCAGCATGACCATGATGAACGCGGTCTTGTCTCCCCTCAAAAGCGCATGGGCTTCAATACTTGGAGCAAATAAAAGTAATAAAGAAAAACTCATCTTCATTGCCATAGATGGTCTTCATCCTAAATATTTTGAGCTCGATGCCCAGGGTATGCCGGGAGGGCGCGAAGGAAATTGGCTGATGCCCAATATTCGCGCCTTCTTGAAAAAATCGTTGTGGTACAAAAACGCCCGGTGTTATCTGCCCGCGGCCACGGACATGAATCATTTGAACGCTCTGGCCGGAACATCTTCCGCGCAAACCGGTATTATCAGTGTGTGGGCACAACCAACCGGATGGAATAAGAAAGGTGAAATTGTTATCAAAAGCACAAATATGTCATTTGCCAGGGATGACAAGGGCAGACCGGTGGAGACGCTTTTTCATGCATGGAAGCGATGCTGGCCGGAATCCAAAACGATGCTCATTACAGGTAAAGAATGGGTGGGTGAGATGTTTCGTGGAGCCGAGGGAACATCATCCGGTATCGATATTTTGGTTACGGGGCCTAATCATCCTGCTTATTTGAATCCACCACAAAAGGAAAGTCTTGCGGACCCTCATACGGATAAAGATTCCGCTTGTGACCCCGAATCGGGAAGGCTCGGATTTTTCGGAAAAT
Protein-coding sequences here:
- a CDS encoding ATP-dependent acyl-CoA ligase → MSDELKDFPLFKSLWLKIKEPDKTALIIVNDDGSDERITYAGLFENTNRISRSLIKAGIGEGDTFAIVMRNHPEFLYSLSAALSLGAMVVPIDPRSKGAKLSFQIKNTKCKGIIVSDEFIGSIKEIENDIRDVPVIGVAYKKHHGIPVNSAYPVLNEILEKESGSLPDKALPMNLKRPVQIIHTSGTTGDPKGVMLRGQRLRDSALLGKIIYKYKNDDILYNGLSMTHGNCQSVTLFPALSKGITAVIGEKFTKSRIWDICRKYGCTSFSSLGGMMAGIYNEPPKPNDADNPVRVVISAGTPAAIWEDFEKRFNVKIHEWYAAVEGGLAHNPPGKGPVGSFGKPNFLMYRMKIVDENDKEVGSFVKGELISKMTFRPTKVDYFGKKKESDEKTKGGWLRSGDICHKDDKGFLFFDFPDYVEKIIGEHESVSEVCVYGVPASSGAPGESDLVAAVAPFSGKKIDVDSLSALCVKKLERNSVPSYFQIVDDIPKTITEKALDRILREQFRPDAPNVVNVQKLISGKSK